In a single window of the Gemmatimonadota bacterium genome:
- a CDS encoding CRTAC1 family protein → MTLRALRATLLLILAVGGCAPEVPREWREADGYRWRELTVPRRGGPGFTAMPGRRTGVAFENRLSAAAAMEHDHLLVGSGVAIGDYDGDGRPDLYFARLEGVNALYRNLGGWRFEDVTEAAGVGAPGRYSTGASFADVDGDGHLDLFVTALGGPNALFRNRGDGSFEDVTDAAGLTSAFGSTTATFADVDGDGDLDLYVANYKVESAADVLRPYERASVDLVVEQDGERRITEEFQQHFRLETRDGVEIAVEQADPDRLYLNDGTGRFEPVSWTGGRFLDADGARLTRDVDDFGLAARFYDVDGDGDVDLYVCNDFDDPDYLWLNDGSGTFRLVDPFALRTQSHASMSVDFSDVNRDGHVDFFVADMLSSDPARRLAQVPLHAALQKPPGRIADRPQAGRNTLFLGRGDGTWAQIAEMAGVDGSEWTWGSLFLDVDLDGFEDLLVANGHGRDMRDGDALQRVTRLRGSVTWNEAKSLYPNLPTRNRAFRNQGDLTFEEVGEAWGFSQGSDVSHGIATGDLDGDGDLDVVLNRLNMPPLLLRNDAVGARVAVRLVGDAPNTQAVGALVRLLGGGGAGSPVPSQDKQITAGGLYLSGSETLVTLAAGAAAAAGGAGESMMLEVMWPAGGMTRISVSANRMYEIREAGAGPAPEVAVQRPESRIFEDVSALIAHRHVEGPFVDFERQPLLPYELSRLGPGVTWADVDRDGDPDLIIAAGQGSRITVLRNDDGKFTTVLGGTTAHDQTTLLPSWQGGTVSLLVGRTSFDAASPEEARSLSGVARIGWRGGSPPEAVAEPHLSSVGPLAQADVDGDGDLDLFVGGRTVPAFYPLPATSRLLINEGGTYRDAAQAVFKDLGLVSGAVFTDIDDDGDPDLALAVEWGPIRLFENQGGTFTEVTERWGLASLTGLWRGITAGDLDGDGRMDLVATNEGLNSRLVTSPGRPLTVVHGDVDRSGTWEVFLARARDDGGPLFPLARYEQTRAAVPSLRSRVSSFGSYAESTLSEVIGADPGSFFVLRAETLEHTVLLNRGGSFEISPLPVEAQLAPAHHVGIADVDGDGNEDVVITQNFFPTEGFTPRYDAGRALLLLGDGTGSLRALGADRSGLIVYGDQRGAAFADFDGDARIDLAVAQNGTETKLFHNVGARPGLRVVLEGPFENPTAIGARLRIVYDGSYGPAREIRSGSGYWSSDDAVQVLGISGAATAVQVRWPDGRVTETALAVGSTELVIREPPS, encoded by the coding sequence ATGACGTTGAGGGCGCTGCGTGCGACCTTGCTGCTGATCCTCGCTGTCGGAGGTTGCGCACCCGAGGTCCCACGCGAATGGAGGGAGGCGGACGGGTATCGATGGCGGGAGCTCACGGTGCCGAGACGGGGAGGGCCCGGCTTCACCGCGATGCCAGGTCGACGGACCGGTGTGGCCTTCGAGAATCGGCTGTCGGCGGCCGCCGCGATGGAGCACGATCACCTGCTCGTGGGGTCGGGTGTCGCGATCGGCGACTACGACGGTGATGGACGGCCCGACCTCTATTTTGCACGCCTCGAGGGCGTCAACGCGCTGTACCGAAACCTGGGTGGTTGGCGCTTCGAGGACGTGACCGAGGCGGCCGGTGTGGGAGCGCCGGGCCGCTACTCGACGGGGGCCTCGTTCGCGGACGTCGACGGTGACGGTCATCTGGACCTGTTCGTCACTGCGCTCGGAGGTCCTAACGCTCTCTTCCGGAACCGTGGGGACGGCTCGTTCGAGGACGTCACCGATGCCGCTGGGCTCACTTCGGCCTTCGGCAGCACGACTGCGACCTTCGCGGACGTCGACGGGGACGGTGACCTCGACCTCTATGTGGCGAACTACAAGGTCGAGAGTGCCGCCGACGTCCTGCGGCCGTACGAGCGGGCGTCGGTCGATCTGGTCGTCGAGCAGGATGGTGAGCGCCGGATCACCGAGGAATTCCAGCAACACTTCCGACTCGAGACACGCGACGGTGTCGAGATCGCGGTGGAGCAGGCGGACCCGGATCGCCTCTACTTGAACGACGGTACTGGTCGCTTCGAGCCCGTGTCATGGACCGGGGGACGCTTCCTCGATGCCGATGGTGCTCGGCTGACGCGCGACGTCGACGACTTCGGCCTCGCGGCGCGCTTCTACGACGTGGATGGCGACGGCGACGTGGATCTGTACGTGTGCAACGACTTCGACGATCCGGACTACCTCTGGCTCAACGACGGTTCGGGCACGTTTCGGCTCGTCGATCCGTTCGCGTTGCGCACTCAGAGCCACGCGTCGATGTCCGTCGACTTCTCGGACGTGAACCGGGACGGGCACGTCGACTTCTTCGTTGCTGATATGCTGAGCTCAGACCCGGCGCGGAGATTGGCGCAGGTCCCTCTGCACGCCGCGCTCCAAAAGCCTCCAGGAAGAATCGCCGATCGCCCCCAAGCGGGCCGTAACACGCTCTTTCTCGGACGCGGCGACGGCACGTGGGCCCAGATTGCCGAGATGGCCGGCGTTGATGGCTCGGAGTGGACGTGGGGGAGCCTCTTTCTCGACGTGGACCTGGACGGATTCGAGGACCTGTTGGTGGCGAACGGGCACGGCCGGGACATGAGGGACGGAGACGCGCTCCAGCGCGTCACCCGACTACGTGGCTCGGTTACGTGGAACGAGGCGAAGTCGCTCTATCCGAACCTGCCGACGCGGAACCGAGCGTTCCGCAATCAGGGCGACCTGACGTTCGAGGAGGTCGGCGAAGCGTGGGGCTTCTCGCAGGGAAGCGATGTTTCGCACGGGATCGCGACCGGGGACCTCGACGGAGACGGAGACCTCGACGTCGTGCTCAATCGCCTCAACATGCCCCCGTTGCTCCTGAGGAACGACGCTGTGGGGGCCCGCGTGGCGGTGCGCCTCGTCGGGGACGCCCCCAATACGCAGGCGGTCGGCGCCCTGGTGCGGCTCCTCGGTGGGGGCGGCGCTGGTTCCCCGGTACCGTCCCAGGACAAGCAGATCACGGCGGGCGGACTCTACCTCTCGGGTTCGGAGACCCTCGTGACCCTCGCCGCGGGCGCTGCAGCGGCCGCGGGTGGCGCAGGCGAAAGTATGATGCTCGAGGTCATGTGGCCCGCGGGCGGCATGACCAGGATCTCGGTGAGCGCGAACCGGATGTACGAGATCCGCGAAGCCGGCGCAGGGCCCGCGCCGGAGGTAGCGGTGCAACGTCCTGAGAGCCGGATCTTCGAGGACGTTTCGGCCCTGATCGCGCACCGGCACGTAGAAGGGCCGTTCGTGGACTTCGAGCGGCAGCCGCTGCTGCCGTACGAATTGTCCCGGCTGGGGCCTGGCGTGACCTGGGCCGACGTGGACCGGGACGGAGACCCCGACTTGATCATCGCGGCCGGGCAGGGGAGCCGGATTACGGTCCTGCGCAACGACGATGGGAAATTCACGACGGTGTTGGGGGGGACGACCGCCCACGACCAGACGACGCTCCTACCCTCTTGGCAGGGCGGTACGGTGTCACTGCTGGTGGGCCGGACGAGCTTCGACGCCGCCTCGCCGGAAGAGGCGCGGAGCCTCAGCGGGGTAGCGCGGATCGGCTGGCGCGGCGGGTCGCCGCCGGAGGCGGTCGCCGAGCCGCACCTCAGCTCGGTGGGTCCACTCGCCCAGGCCGATGTGGACGGGGACGGGGACCTCGACCTCTTCGTCGGAGGGCGTACGGTCCCGGCGTTCTACCCGCTGCCTGCCACGTCCCGCCTGCTGATCAACGAAGGTGGTACGTATCGCGATGCCGCGCAGGCGGTCTTCAAGGATCTCGGACTCGTTTCCGGCGCCGTGTTCACGGACATCGACGACGACGGTGACCCCGACCTCGCGCTTGCGGTCGAATGGGGCCCCATTCGTCTCTTCGAGAATCAGGGCGGCACCTTCACGGAGGTTACGGAGCGATGGGGCTTGGCCTCGCTGACCGGCCTCTGGCGGGGTATCACCGCCGGAGACCTCGACGGCGACGGCCGCATGGATCTGGTGGCGACCAACGAGGGACTCAACTCGCGACTCGTGACGTCACCGGGACGGCCCCTCACCGTGGTGCACGGAGACGTCGACCGGAGCGGTACGTGGGAGGTCTTCTTGGCGCGCGCCCGCGATGACGGAGGCCCGCTGTTTCCACTGGCGAGGTATGAACAGACGCGCGCCGCGGTCCCGTCGCTGCGCTCGCGGGTCAGCAGCTTCGGGAGCTACGCAGAGTCGACGCTGTCCGAGGTGATCGGGGCCGATCCCGGGAGCTTCTTCGTACTGCGAGCGGAGACGCTCGAGCACACCGTTCTCCTGAATCGGGGCGGGAGCTTCGAGATATCCCCACTGCCGGTCGAAGCGCAGCTGGCGCCCGCCCACCACGTTGGGATTGCCGATGTCGATGGCGATGGCAACGAGGATGTCGTCATCACGCAGAACTTCTTCCCGACGGAGGGTTTCACGCCCCGGTACGACGCGGGTCGCGCTTTGCTGCTTCTCGGTGACGGTACCGGCAGCCTGCGCGCGCTCGGAGCGGACCGCTCGGGCCTGATCGTTTACGGCGACCAACGCGGTGCGGCGTTCGCCGACTTCGACGGAGACGCGCGGATCGATCTGGCCGTGGCGCAGAACGGCACGGAGACCAAGCTCTTCCACAACGTCGGAGCACGACCTGGCCTGCGCGTAGTGCTCGAAGGGCCGTTCGAGAACCCGACCGCGATCGGTGCGCGTCTCCGGATCGTGTACGACGGTTCTTATGGTCCGGCGCGGGAGATCCGCTCCGGTTCCGGCTACTGGTCGAGTGACGACGCCGTGCAAGTTCTCGGTATTTCGGGAGCGGCGACCGCGGTGCAGGTCCGATGGCCCGACGGAAGGGTGACGGAGACGGCGTTGGCGGTCGGTTCTACGGAGCTCGTGATCCGCGAACCGCCGTCTTGA
- a CDS encoding peptidylprolyl isomerase — translation MAPILCMLLGAAACHAGPSLPSSTRSSDGLLADAELQAVVELGIQRDMYGVMERLQAGRPEVRARAAMALASLQAVESVVALLPVLDDPEAQVRRDVAFALGRVGDPATAGALSGALSAERDATVRSRLIEALGHMGTAEAADALLAADVPPREEADRTRALAVLGGVYGVRHEGLRGHLIENLTHEDSSVRLAASSYFSLASGIDFWATRALFLRQALDTYTLEDPAAMHLVLGLGRLHDFLDGERLRHWATEAGDWRTRSNAIAGLDPLTTSAQVLVDALDDPSPQVSFSAVRVLTKDALDQALVPHIEQWIETNPDRLQRVRELMIQLAQMDRIDAIVTWVDATEPGDDRRWAVGLEVLSYMPGEEAVTRIARAARDPSERTATAAAAALLRRWMSDRRSPETHDLYFDLFRAVIEDPRPEVAAAARRGLESTEFASRGFHVPLPAEASDGPAQREGSSVLLPDARRIDWEFLQGLGRSPSLVLETTRGTITVRLLTEEAPLTVQTVARLAQGGHYDGVPFHRVLPNFMAQGGDVVGHDGTGDPGFTIRTEVTQLPFWSGVIGMANLGFRDSENSQFFITHSRQLHLDRGYTAFGWVTDGMDVVDVIEQGDAIVSARVVPS, via the coding sequence TTGGCCCCGATTCTGTGCATGCTCCTCGGCGCGGCGGCGTGTCACGCCGGACCCTCGCTCCCTTCATCGACGAGGTCGAGCGACGGCCTGCTCGCGGACGCTGAGCTGCAGGCGGTCGTGGAGCTCGGCATTCAGCGCGACATGTACGGCGTCATGGAGCGTTTGCAGGCCGGGCGTCCCGAGGTCCGCGCCCGCGCCGCGATGGCACTCGCGTCCCTTCAGGCCGTCGAATCCGTCGTTGCGCTTCTGCCCGTACTCGACGACCCGGAGGCCCAGGTACGACGGGATGTGGCGTTCGCGCTCGGACGCGTCGGCGATCCGGCGACTGCCGGAGCGCTCTCCGGCGCACTGTCCGCGGAACGGGATGCCACCGTTCGCTCGAGGCTCATCGAAGCGCTGGGTCACATGGGAACCGCGGAGGCGGCGGACGCGCTACTCGCGGCTGATGTGCCGCCCCGGGAAGAAGCGGACCGCACTCGAGCGCTGGCGGTTCTCGGTGGCGTGTATGGAGTCCGCCACGAAGGACTGAGGGGCCACCTCATCGAGAATCTGACTCACGAAGACTCTTCGGTGCGGTTGGCCGCGTCGAGTTACTTCAGTCTCGCATCGGGAATCGATTTCTGGGCCACCCGCGCGCTCTTTCTCCGCCAAGCTCTCGATACGTATACGCTGGAGGATCCGGCTGCGATGCATCTGGTCCTGGGTCTGGGCAGGCTCCACGACTTTCTCGACGGCGAGCGGCTGAGGCATTGGGCGACCGAGGCAGGGGACTGGCGGACCCGCAGCAACGCGATCGCGGGACTCGACCCACTCACCACGAGCGCGCAGGTGCTCGTGGACGCCCTAGACGACCCGTCACCGCAGGTGTCGTTCTCGGCTGTACGGGTGCTGACCAAAGACGCCCTGGACCAGGCTCTGGTGCCCCACATCGAACAGTGGATCGAGACGAACCCCGACCGTCTCCAGCGCGTCCGTGAGCTGATGATCCAACTCGCCCAGATGGACCGGATCGACGCCATCGTAACATGGGTGGATGCCACCGAGCCGGGTGATGACAGGCGGTGGGCGGTCGGCCTCGAGGTGCTGTCGTACATGCCTGGAGAGGAGGCAGTCACGCGCATCGCTCGGGCCGCTCGCGATCCGTCGGAGCGCACCGCCACGGCCGCGGCCGCGGCGCTTCTCCGACGTTGGATGAGTGACCGACGGTCCCCGGAGACTCATGACCTGTACTTCGACCTCTTCAGGGCCGTAATCGAAGACCCTCGGCCCGAGGTCGCGGCGGCCGCACGACGTGGGCTGGAGTCTACCGAGTTCGCCTCCAGGGGATTCCATGTCCCGTTGCCCGCGGAAGCTTCAGACGGGCCGGCTCAACGCGAGGGCTCGTCCGTGCTGCTTCCGGACGCCCGGAGGATCGACTGGGAGTTCCTGCAAGGACTGGGCAGGAGCCCGAGCCTGGTGCTGGAAACGACCAGAGGCACGATCACCGTCCGGCTTCTGACCGAAGAAGCGCCGCTCACGGTGCAGACCGTCGCCAGACTAGCGCAGGGGGGGCACTACGACGGTGTGCCGTTCCACCGCGTCCTCCCGAACTTCATGGCGCAGGGCGGCGACGTCGTGGGTCACGACGGCACAGGCGACCCCGGCTTCACCATCCGCACCGAGGTCACGCAGCTCCCGTTCTGGTCCGGCGTCATCGGCATGGCCAATCTCGGGTTCCGTGATTCTGAGAACAGCCAGTTCTTCATCACGCACTCGCGGCAGCTGCACCTCGATCGTGGCTATACGGCCTTCGGCTGGGTCACCGACGGCATGGACGTCGTCGACGTCATTGAGCAGGGGGACGCCATCGTCTCGGCGAGGGTAGTTCCGAGCTAG
- a CDS encoding carboxypeptidase regulatory-like domain-containing protein, translating into MKRVSYPLAGLTVCLVLASAVGEGLAAQSQTTSAIRGIVLQVDDTPLTEVTITVRHVRTGVEKLAITNTAGRFLVLLLQPGGPYELSASHLGYADLKLEGIQLQVGETQTLVLYLSEQAIEVAGIAVNVERAEIFNPGQVGPATLLNERVVESVPILSRDVMELANLSPLVTTTANGGFSIAGQNDRYNQVLIDGVTHKDPFGLTASGVPGGQAGAKMLPIDAVAQFQIMVAPFDVRLSGFAGGVMNAITKVGTNDWHFRGFAVGRNEALMGDLSLPTGLVEASGVDRSLFGFSAGGPIVRDRVHFYISTEFEERGKPPTGFNLVRDDPAVIQISPESMGAFQDLFEGSFGVDTGLGGPYTLNQELANIFARVDASLGGGHRLTARNVFAWAQNDETPNRTAFEPYELSSNAILRESATNTASFQLFSEMGNGGGNELELSVQRTTDQTTPMSSFPQVEVDLNSPVGDGLAFTRAVRAGAHFFAQANDLEQTSFRLTDTFTLPTERGSTYTFGITGALNSIRHEYLPGALGDYFFASIRDVANNAPQRYQRTVLQPGQDPAINFSVLEVGGYVQNEIDAGKGLTMRFGMRVDIPYLLDKPAYNSEFDELFGFDTSTPPSGQILISPRWGFNWQSEGRRTTQVRGGAGFFTGQLPYVWLSNAFHNNGLRSITEVCTGRWTDDPLTGNTAPGFDAANTPDGCVNGPPITVRPVTVFDPDFKYPRYIKFSSIVDHELTDRLSGSLGFLFSMARKQVSIEEMNLDGPSGPLGPLEGYGGTERAHFGDPSPDGFTPNRKHPEYDQVLLVTNKGNDWTYSLSAEARGFITEELAFQGGYAYARSFDKQSLTSVDMISNFGFNATEGNPNSPLLTASNFDRPHKFVVSVYGRPFPSLTDTEFSLLYTGQSGLPFSYVYRGDLNGDGYPALGPAFDRFNDLIYVPNVASELPSGFATLALLSTALVRDPCLSAHKGEILRRNDCRAPWEHRLDLRVTHSIQAGSATVRFEADMINLLNFINSDWGSIQSIRSNVPLLEPEGREQSFGGVGELSSRWAGGALPARDEDGRLVPPDPWSVLTPDSQWQAQLGIRVTLGGSRR; encoded by the coding sequence ATGAAACGCGTCTCCTACCCTTTGGCTGGTCTGACGGTGTGCCTCGTCCTCGCGTCGGCAGTGGGCGAGGGGCTCGCCGCGCAGTCCCAGACGACATCCGCGATTCGAGGCATCGTCCTCCAGGTGGACGACACGCCACTCACCGAAGTGACCATAACCGTTCGGCATGTTCGAACGGGCGTCGAGAAGTTGGCGATCACGAACACGGCCGGTCGATTCTTGGTCCTGCTCCTGCAGCCCGGCGGACCGTACGAGCTCTCCGCCTCACACCTCGGATACGCCGACCTGAAGCTCGAGGGCATCCAGCTGCAGGTCGGCGAGACACAGACGCTGGTGTTGTACCTGAGCGAACAGGCGATCGAGGTCGCGGGCATCGCGGTGAACGTCGAGCGAGCCGAGATCTTCAACCCCGGCCAGGTCGGGCCCGCCACCCTGCTGAACGAGCGCGTCGTCGAGTCGGTGCCGATCCTCTCGCGCGACGTCATGGAGCTAGCCAACCTGTCACCGCTCGTGACGACCACGGCGAACGGTGGCTTCTCGATCGCGGGCCAGAACGACCGCTACAACCAGGTGCTCATCGACGGGGTGACCCACAAGGACCCGTTCGGGCTTACCGCGAGTGGCGTCCCTGGTGGCCAAGCCGGCGCCAAGATGCTGCCCATCGATGCCGTGGCCCAGTTCCAGATCATGGTCGCGCCCTTCGACGTCCGCCTCTCGGGCTTCGCCGGCGGGGTGATGAACGCCATCACCAAGGTAGGCACCAACGATTGGCACTTCCGAGGCTTCGCGGTCGGCCGTAACGAGGCGCTCATGGGTGACCTCAGCCTCCCGACCGGCCTCGTGGAGGCGTCGGGCGTGGACCGGTCACTGTTCGGGTTCAGCGCGGGCGGACCGATCGTTCGGGACCGGGTACACTTCTACATCTCGACCGAGTTCGAGGAGCGGGGCAAACCCCCCACGGGCTTCAACCTCGTGCGCGACGATCCGGCGGTCATCCAGATCTCGCCGGAATCGATGGGCGCTTTCCAAGACTTGTTCGAGGGTTCGTTCGGCGTAGACACGGGACTCGGCGGCCCGTACACGCTCAACCAGGAGCTCGCGAATATCTTCGCACGTGTCGACGCCTCTCTGGGCGGCGGCCACCGGTTGACCGCGCGCAACGTATTCGCCTGGGCGCAGAACGACGAGACGCCGAACCGCACGGCGTTCGAGCCGTACGAACTGTCATCGAACGCGATCCTCCGGGAATCGGCGACGAACACCGCCTCGTTCCAGCTCTTCTCAGAGATGGGAAATGGAGGGGGGAACGAGCTCGAGCTGTCGGTCCAGCGGACCACTGATCAAACAACGCCGATGAGCTCCTTCCCCCAGGTCGAAGTGGATCTCAACAGTCCGGTCGGTGACGGCCTCGCGTTCACCCGTGCCGTGCGGGCCGGCGCGCACTTCTTCGCGCAGGCGAACGATCTCGAGCAAACCAGCTTCCGCCTCACCGACACGTTCACGCTTCCGACCGAACGGGGGAGTACGTACACCTTCGGCATCACCGGCGCGCTGAACAGCATCCGACACGAGTACCTGCCGGGCGCGCTCGGAGACTACTTCTTCGCGAGCATACGCGACGTGGCGAACAACGCGCCGCAGCGGTACCAACGGACCGTACTGCAGCCGGGTCAGGATCCGGCAATCAATTTCTCGGTGCTGGAAGTCGGCGGATACGTGCAGAACGAGATCGACGCCGGCAAAGGGCTGACGATGCGTTTCGGCATGCGCGTCGACATTCCCTACTTGCTCGACAAGCCCGCGTACAACAGCGAGTTCGACGAGCTGTTCGGCTTCGACACGTCGACGCCGCCGTCGGGGCAGATCCTGATCTCGCCGCGCTGGGGCTTCAATTGGCAAAGCGAGGGCCGGCGCACCACTCAGGTTCGCGGCGGCGCCGGATTCTTTACCGGGCAACTGCCGTACGTGTGGCTCTCCAACGCCTTCCACAACAACGGCCTCCGCTCCATCACCGAGGTCTGCACGGGCCGCTGGACGGACGACCCATTGACCGGAAATACCGCTCCGGGATTCGACGCGGCCAACACCCCGGACGGGTGCGTCAACGGGCCCCCGATCACGGTTCGCCCGGTTACCGTCTTCGACCCCGACTTCAAATATCCGCGCTACATCAAGTTCTCGTCGATCGTCGATCACGAATTGACCGATCGCCTGAGCGGATCCCTCGGGTTCCTGTTCAGCATGGCGCGAAAACAGGTGTCTATCGAGGAGATGAACCTCGACGGTCCCAGCGGTCCTCTTGGGCCGTTGGAGGGATACGGGGGCACCGAGCGCGCCCACTTCGGCGATCCCTCTCCCGACGGGTTCACACCGAACCGCAAACATCCGGAGTACGACCAGGTCCTTCTGGTCACGAACAAAGGCAACGACTGGACGTACTCGTTGAGCGCGGAGGCCCGCGGCTTCATCACGGAAGAGCTGGCGTTCCAGGGCGGATACGCGTACGCGCGCTCTTTCGACAAGCAGAGCCTGACGTCGGTCGACATGATCTCCAACTTCGGGTTCAACGCGACCGAGGGAAACCCGAACTCCCCGCTGCTGACCGCGTCGAACTTCGACCGTCCACACAAGTTCGTAGTATCGGTCTACGGGCGGCCGTTCCCCAGCCTGACGGACACCGAATTCTCCCTGCTCTACACGGGACAATCTGGCCTACCGTTCTCCTACGTGTATCGCGGGGACCTCAACGGCGACGGGTATCCGGCGCTCGGCCCCGCGTTCGACCGCTTCAACGACCTGATCTACGTGCCCAACGTCGCTTCCGAGCTGCCCTCCGGATTCGCTACCCTCGCGCTACTCTCCACCGCGTTGGTGCGTGACCCGTGCCTGAGCGCCCACAAAGGAGAGATCCTTCGGCGAAACGACTGCCGGGCACCGTGGGAACACCGCCTCGACCTGCGAGTGACGCACTCGATCCAGGCGGGGAGCGCGACGGTCCGCTTCGAGGCCGACATGATCAATCTGCTGAACTTCATCAACTCCGACTGGGGCAGCATCCAGTCCATTCGCAGCAACGTCCCTTTGCTCGAGCCCGAAGGCCGGGAGCAGAGCTTCGGCGGCGTGGGAGAGCTGTCGTCACGGTGGGCGGGCGGGGCCTTGCCCGCGCGCGACGAGGATGGGAGACTAGTACCTCCGGATCCCTGGTCGGTGCTCACTCCCGATTCACAGTGGCAGGCGCAGCTCGGCATCCGCGTTACCCTGGGAGGCAGCCGGCGGTAG
- a CDS encoding carboxypeptidase-like regulatory domain-containing protein: MRSRHTPADRALLNGIVTAFLVLLAAESAHAEERAANLLGYVRDLQTSRPVSGASVTLESMSTVRSTNELGFFTFTDVPLGVHFLVIEALGYEERRVQVWLTEDRSYETEVLLGAEPVELEGLTVHVIPRRTFNELRDLDIRLERGFGRFILRKELEERGGNLITLIQGMPGVRVQGSGGTMSNRTVILRRALHITSPAPGVLAIESCYPAIFVDGRRFSRRASLGDQPTDLTEFLASDMDVVEVYSGTSVPAIFGGGDAACGAILIWTRRGPARSGRRN, from the coding sequence ATGAGAAGCCGACACACACCCGCAGACCGAGCTCTTCTAAACGGGATCGTGACGGCGTTTCTTGTGCTGCTCGCCGCCGAATCGGCGCACGCGGAGGAGCGCGCGGCCAACCTTCTCGGTTACGTACGAGACCTCCAGACCAGCCGGCCAGTCAGCGGTGCATCCGTCACGCTGGAGTCGATGAGCACGGTGAGGAGCACGAACGAGTTGGGCTTCTTCACGTTCACCGACGTGCCGCTCGGCGTACACTTCCTCGTGATCGAGGCCCTCGGGTACGAAGAGCGACGCGTCCAGGTTTGGCTTACCGAAGACCGGAGTTATGAGACGGAGGTTCTTCTCGGCGCGGAGCCCGTCGAGCTCGAGGGCTTGACGGTGCATGTGATCCCGCGGCGTACCTTCAACGAGCTCCGTGATCTCGATATCCGTCTGGAGCGTGGCTTCGGTCGATTCATACTTCGCAAAGAGCTGGAGGAGCGGGGCGGCAACCTCATCACCCTCATTCAGGGGATGCCCGGGGTTCGCGTCCAAGGCAGCGGTGGCACGATGTCGAACCGGACGGTGATCCTACGGCGTGCGCTCCACATCACTTCCCCGGCTCCGGGGGTCCTCGCCATCGAGAGCTGCTACCCGGCGATCTTCGTAGATGGCCGCCGCTTCAGCCGCAGGGCTTCGTTGGGCGATCAGCCCACGGATTTGACCGAGTTTCTGGCGTCGGACATGGACGTGGTAGAGGTGTACTCGGGCACGTCGGTGCCGGCCATCTTTGGCGGAGGGGACGCCGCGTGCGGCGCGATCCTCATCTGGACGCGCCGCGGTCCCGCGCGAAGTGGGCGTAGGAACTAG
- a CDS encoding PHP domain-containing protein: protein MKLDLHIHTTASDGAWSPEAVVRGAAKGGLDVIAVSDHDTTAAFATASAVGAKVRVQVIPALEVSSTHQDRDVHVLGYFVDLEASAMIAHGARATSRRVERMHEMVERLTASGIEITFEQVEAEAGPDRVAIGRPHLARALVAAGHVASVHGAFDTLIGDGSDAFVPTRLLTPVDAVELILEADGLPVWAHPPGDLVDALLPELVRAGLRGLEVYRPSHKRHDMLRYERICRTSGLLMSGGSDWHTPDAGTALGDFFVEATEVEKLLEEGGL from the coding sequence ATGAAGCTCGACCTTCACATCCACACCACTGCTTCCGACGGCGCGTGGTCGCCCGAGGCCGTGGTGCGGGGAGCGGCGAAGGGCGGGCTCGATGTAATCGCGGTCTCGGACCACGACACGACGGCGGCCTTCGCGACCGCGTCCGCCGTTGGAGCAAAAGTGCGAGTGCAAGTCATTCCCGCTCTCGAGGTCAGCTCGACGCACCAGGATCGTGACGTGCACGTGCTCGGCTACTTCGTCGATCTCGAAGCAAGCGCGATGATCGCGCACGGCGCGCGAGCGACCAGCCGGCGCGTCGAGCGCATGCACGAGATGGTGGAGCGACTCACCGCGAGCGGGATCGAGATCACCTTCGAGCAAGTCGAGGCCGAGGCCGGCCCCGACCGCGTTGCGATCGGTCGACCTCACCTGGCGAGAGCCTTGGTGGCGGCCGGGCACGTCGCGTCGGTCCATGGGGCGTTCGACACCCTCATCGGCGACGGCAGCGACGCGTTCGTTCCGACGCGCCTGCTCACGCCGGTGGACGCCGTCGAGCTGATTCTCGAAGCGGATGGACTTCCCGTCTGGGCCCATCCGCCGGGAGATTTAGTCGATGCGCTGCTGCCGGAGCTCGTGCGTGCCGGCCTGCGTGGCCTCGAGGTGTACCGACCGTCACACAAGCGCCATGACATGCTTCGCTATGAGCGTATCTGCCGAACCTCCGGGTTGCTCATGAGCGGCGGTTCGGACTGGCATACGCCCGACGCCGGAACCGCGCTGGGCGATTTCTTCGTAGAGGCGACAGAAGTCGAGAAGCTGCTCGAAGAGGGTGGGTTGTAG
- a CDS encoding F0F1 ATP synthase subunit epsilon yields MADGMLEVRVVSPDRIVFEGEASAVVAPAWDGQVGILRGHAPMLTLIGAGELKIDRPGGGSNSFYVAAGVLKVERDRVTLLTEYAGDEPPEQIPAEAIVFADDGDG; encoded by the coding sequence GTGGCCGACGGTATGCTAGAAGTTCGTGTAGTCTCTCCGGATCGCATCGTCTTCGAAGGCGAGGCGTCCGCGGTAGTGGCGCCGGCGTGGGACGGACAGGTCGGGATTTTGCGGGGTCACGCGCCGATGTTGACGCTGATCGGAGCCGGCGAGCTGAAGATCGACCGGCCGGGTGGCGGCAGTAACTCGTTCTACGTGGCCGCTGGCGTGCTCAAGGTCGAGCGCGACCGGGTGACGCTATTGACCGAGTACGCCGGCGATGAGCCGCCCGAGCAGATTCCGGCCGAAGCGATCGTATTCGCGGACGATGGCGACGGCTGA